A DNA window from Anastrepha ludens isolate Willacy chromosome 6, idAnaLude1.1, whole genome shotgun sequence contains the following coding sequences:
- the LOC128868108 gene encoding uncharacterized protein LOC128868108, which produces MFNTYVVKYGKVACTKTRILPQPPQKTFFDFGDESNDISIQCGSTDSENYLQETLLYLAEREETTSCLNKYQAIKNVFLKYNTPLPSSAPVERLFSFAGIVNQSRRQKLSDANFEMLVLRKANS; this is translated from the exons atgttcaacacttatgtggtcaagtatggaaaagtagcctgtaccaaaactcgtattctacctcaaccacctcaaaaaacattttttgacttcggggatgaaagtaatg atatTAGCATACAATGTGGTTCCACTGACTCGGAAAATTATCTGCAAGAAACGCTATTATACCTGGCTGAACGAGAAGAAACAACAAGTTGCCTAAATAAATATCAGgctattaaaaacgtatttttaaaatataataccccattaccgtcatctgcacctgtagaacggttgttttcattcgctggaattgtaaatcagtctagaaggcaaaaactcagcgatgcaaattttgaaatgcttgtgttaagaaaggctaatagctaa